In the Magnolia sinica isolate HGM2019 chromosome 15, MsV1, whole genome shotgun sequence genome, one interval contains:
- the LOC131228227 gene encoding uncharacterized protein LOC131228227, whose amino-acid sequence MAWKIHSIPFLLPLFLSFSLIPTDASVHDYSGTRFMSKGNAFVVHGGSEGLYAASISTHNRSSAAGNGDSYIRFEKVTFRRTKEAADSNKDTNSALVQAIIFEVEDREMVGGSAYGGQRAVCCSSDLAKLGACNQGEVIYRPSTTNPDWPQVFGVSFKRGDLVATLESKYIQISKSGMYNLYFIHCDPTLKELVMEGKTIWKNPTGYLPGRMAPLMNFYGFMSLAFVILGIFWFSQYARFWREVLQLQNCITLVIALGMFEMALWYFEYAEFNNTGVRPTGITIWAVTFGTVKRTVSRVIILMVSMGYGVVRPTLGGLTSKVLLLGATFFLASEVLELVENVGAVSDLSGKARLFLVLPVAILDAFFILWIFTSLSKTLDKLQARRMMAKLDIYRKFTNALGVAVIVSAGWICYELYFKANDVYNERWQSAWIIPAFWQVLSFSLLCVICALWAPSQNSMRYAFSEDASEEFEDKAETLTLIKPAPFPSNNVQSTTETRMARGGDPISLNGDSEEDKRE is encoded by the exons ATGGCGTGGAAGATCCATTCCATTCCCTtcctcctccctctctttctctccttctctctcattccCACCGACGCCTCCGTACACGACTACTCGGGTACGAGATTCATGAGCAAGGGCAACGCTTTCGTCGTCCATGGCGGCAGCGAAGGCCTCTACGCCGCCTCCATTTCTACGCACAACAGAAGTTCCGCGGCGGGCAATGGCGATTCTTATATACG TTTTGAAAAGGTTACATTCCGACGGACTAAGGAAGCTGCAGACTCAAATAAAGATACCAACTCTGCGTTGGTACAAGCCATCATTTTTGAGGTCGAAGATCGAGAGATGGTCGGTGGTTCAGCCTACGGTGGTCAAAGAGCTGTTTGCTGCTCGTCGGATCTTGCAAAATTAGGTGCTTGCAACCAAGGTGAGGTCATCTATCGCCCCTCTACTACGAATCCTGACTGGCCACAagtgtttggtgtttctttcaaGAGAGGCGACCTTGTTGCAACTTTGGAGTCAAAATATATACAAATTTCAAAGTCTGGGATGTATAACCTTTATTTTATTCATTGCGATCCAACCCTTAAGGAGCTGGTTATGGAGGGAAAGACTATTTGGAAAAACCCCACTGGCTATCTACCAGGGAGGATGGCCCCACTTATGAATTTCTATGGATTCATGTCCCTTGCTTTTGTGATACTTGGAATCTTCTGGTTTTCTCAGTATGCACGATTTTGGAGAGAGGTTCTTCAACTGCAAAACTGCATAACCCTAGTAATTGCCTTGGGTATGTTTGAAATGGCATTATGGTACTTCGAGTATGCTGAATTCAACAATACTGGAGTAAGACCTACTGGAATTACTATATGGGCAGTGACATTTGGTACTGTTAAACGAACGGTTTCACGTGTTATCATCCTTATGGTTTCTATGGGGTACGGTGTGGTGAGGCCTACACTAGGTGGTCTTACTTCGAAGGTGCTTTTGCTTGGAGCTACATTTTTTCTGGCATCCGAGGTGCTTGAACTGGTAGAGAATGTCGGCGCTGTAAGTGATCTTTCCGGAAAGGCAAGATTGTTCTTGGTTCTTCCAGTGGCAATCCTTgatgcattcttcattctttggatattcaCCTCCCTCTCCAAAACGCTGGATAAGCTTCAG GCAAGAAGGATGATGGCCAAGCTAGACATCTACAGGAAGTTCACAAATGCATTGGGGGTGGCAGTTATTGTATCAGCGGGTTGGATTTGCTATGAG CTTTATTTCAAGGCGAATGATGTGTACAATGAACGGTGGCAGAGTGCTTGGATCATCCCTGCCTTTTGGCaagttctctccttctctcttctctgtGTCATCTGTGCGCTCTGGGCACCCTCTCAGAATTCAATGAG ATACGCATTCTCGGAGGATGCAAGTGAAGAGTTCGAAGACAAAGCAGAAACTCTAACGCTGATAAAGCCAGCGCCATTCCCATCCAACAATGTGCAGAGTACGACGGAAACCAGAATGGCCCGCGGTGGTGATCCCATCTCATTGAATGGGGATTCTGAAGAAGACAAGAGGGAGTAG
- the LOC131228230 gene encoding uncharacterized protein LOC131228230 has product MGSSRRTEEIVAALNLQRHPNGGFYSETLRDSSITLSKSLLPPQYKVDRPISTSIYFLLPSGSVSHLHRIPCAQTWHFYMGEPLTVFELCKGGQIKLTTIGPDLEADQHPQYTVPPYVWFGSFPTRDIKSHSSDGSLLVKAPARDPESHYSLVGCTCAPAFQFEDFELTTPAKLIPFAPTAEPFIRYLTLPD; this is encoded by the exons atgggTTCATCGCGAAGGACAGAGGAGATTGTAGCTGCATTGAATCTGCAGCGTCACCCAAACGGCGGTTTCTACTCAGAAACTCTCAGAGATTCttcaattactctctcaaaatcTCTCCTTCCACCCCAAT ATAAGGTGGACCGCCCCATCAGCACGTCTATATACTTCTTGCTGCCGTCAGGGAGCGTCTCACACCTACACCGCATCCCGTGCGCACAGACCTGGCACTTCTACATGGGTGAACCTCTCACG GTGTTTGAGCTATGCAAAGGCGGGCAGATTAAGCTGACCACCATAGGACCTGACCTAGAAGCCGATCAGCATCCCCAGTACAcggtcccaccatatgtgtggTTCGGATCATTTCCGACAAGGGACATCAAATCCCATTCATCTGATGGAAGTTTGCTTGTCAAAGCTCCAGCAAGGGATCCTGAGAGCCATTACTCACTGGTTGGATGCACTTGCGCTCCTGCCTTCCAATTCGAGGATTTCGAGCTGACCACACCCGCCAAACTCATTCCTTTTGCTCCCACGGCCGAGCCGTTCATCCGTTACCTCACTCTCCCTGACTGA
- the LOC131228229 gene encoding secreted RxLR effector protein 161-like: MYRQIVGSLIYLTLSRPDIAYVVGVVSRFMQTPKKPHLEVVHRILRYVKGTINLGLLYKNGGACKIVGYCDADYGGDHDTRRSTTGYVFNLGSGAISWCSKRKPTVSLSTTEAEYRAMAMTAQESTWLMQLMRDLHQPDDYPMILHCDNQSTICLAENPVFHARTKHVEVYYHFVRENVLQGEIEMSHVKIDD, translated from the coding sequence ATGTACCGACAAATAGTTGGTAGTCTTATCTACCTTACATTATCGCGACCTGATATAGCTTATGTAGTTGGTGTGGTTAGCCGGTTCATGCAAACACCAAAGAAGCCGCATCTTGAAGTAGTACATCGAATATTGAGGTATGTGAAGGGTACAATAAACCTTGGTCTATTGTACAAGAATGGTGGAGCATGCAAGATAGTTGGGTACTGCGATGCTGATTATGGTGGTGATCATGACACACGACGATCAACTACTGGATACGTATTCAACCTTGGCTCAGGAGCAATCTCTTGGTGTAGCAAGAGAAAACCTACAGTATCTTTATCAACCACGGAGGCTGAATACAGAGCAATGGCAATGACAGCACAAGAAAGCACATGGCTTATGCAGTTAATGAGAGATCTTCATCAACCAGATGATTATCCAATGATATTGCACTGCGACAATCAATCAACAATCTGCTTGGCTGAGAATCCAGTGTTTCATGCCAGGACCAAACATGTGGAGGTATACTATCACTTCGTGAGAGAGAATGTACTTCAAGGAGAAATTGAGATGAGTCATGTGAAGATCGACGACTAA